Within the Terriglobales bacterium genome, the region GCGCCCGATTGAGGAAAGCTTGAGCTTCATCAACTTCGCCGCCCGCGAAATCAACTGCAAAATTGTCTACTACGGAGCCGGACTGGGCGGCAAAACCACCAATCTGCAGGTGATCTTCGACAAGACCGGGGACAAGCAGAAGGGCAAGATGATCTCCCTGGCCACGGAGAGCGACCGCACCCTGTTCTTCGACTTCCTGCCGCTGGACCTGGGCACGGTGCGCGGCTTCAAGACCCGCTTCCACCTGTACACCGTCCCGGGACAGGTGTTCTACGACGCCAGCCGCAAACTGATCCTGCGCGGAGTGGACGGGGTGGTGTTCGTCGCCGACTCCCAGGAAGACCGCATGGACGCCAACGTCGAGGCGCTCCAGAACCTCGACGACAATCTCAAAGAACACGGCTACGACTTCGCCAAAATCCCCTACGTGCTGCAGCTCAACAAACGCGACCTACCCAACATCCTGCCCGTGGACAACCTGAAAAAAGAACTGGTCAAGAAGGGCGAGCCGGTCTTCGAGGCCGTGGCCTATAGCGGGGTGGGCGTCTTCGAGACGCTGAAAGAGGTCGCTCGCCAGGTGCTGGTAGAGCTGAAAAAGGGGTAGGCCCATATCCTCTCGCAGGGCATGACCTGCAACCCTTTCCCATAAGCAGAAGACGTAGCAGCTAGGTCCTTACAAACTACTTCAGGCGCAAGCTGCGCAGCAT harbors:
- a CDS encoding GTPase domain-containing protein, whose product is MSFINFAAREINCKIVYYGAGLGGKTTNLQVIFDKTGDKQKGKMISLATESDRTLFFDFLPLDLGTVRGFKTRFHLYTVPGQVFYDASRKLILRGVDGVVFVADSQEDRMDANVEALQNLDDNLKEHGYDFAKIPYVLQLNKRDLPNILPVDNLKKELVKKGEPVFEAVAYSGVGVFETLKEVARQVLVELKKG